In Opisthocomus hoazin isolate bOpiHoa1 chromosome 3, bOpiHoa1.hap1, whole genome shotgun sequence, a genomic segment contains:
- the LOC104327185 gene encoding LOW QUALITY PROTEIN: putative 2-ketogluconate reductase (The sequence of the model RefSeq protein was modified relative to this genomic sequence to represent the inferred CDS: deleted 1 base in 1 codon) codes for MRGGELPGLLVNEIGSVHGILHGHVAFLKKHFYLMTKKEFLEKGKHMSKKVQVICLWWHKLVIGQELLQNLPNWKVIVNSGVGMDHLGLKLVTIFNMKMPNAPCAVSSSTADAGMALLLASVRRLVEGYPVAISAGMEHSKADFLGVDVTEATLGIIGMGSIGYMIPLRPKAFEMDILYHNRTRRKEQEEQAVGATYCAKIDSLLQQADFVMVVVSLTPQTRKLVGKTEVKLMKPTATLVNISRGAVVDQGSPVTALQSGITGATALDVTCPEPLPRDNTLLKLKNIIIMPHLGIETDKAIYTITEEAAENILSALKGLPIPSEVLPR; via the exons ATGAGAGGAGGAGAGCTGCCTGGGCTTTTGGTAAATGAAATTGGTAGTGTACATGGGATACTGCATGGCCACGTGGCATTCCTGAAAAAACACTTCTACCTCATGACCAAGAAGGAATTTCTTGAAAAAGGAAAGCATATGAGTAAAAAGGTCCAAGTGATCTGTTTGTGGTGGCACAAACTAGTCATTGGCCAAGAGCTCCTCCAGAACCTGCCAAATTGGAAAGTGATTGTGAATTCAGGAGTAGGAATGGATCACCTGGGTCTGAAACTTGTCACTATCTTCAACATGAAGATGCCTAATGCTCCATGTGCTgtttccagcagcacagcagatgcTGGGATGGCTTTGCTGCTGGCATCTGTGAGAAGACTAGTGGAAG GCTATCCTGTAGCAATTTCTGCAGGTATGGAGCACAGTAAAGCAGATTTTCTGGGAGTTGATGTTACTGAAGCTACTCTGGGGATCATTGGCATGGGCAGCATTGGGTATATGATTCCTCTGAGACCCAAAGCGTTTGAAATGGACATTTTGTACCACAACAGAACAAGGAG GAAAGAGCAGGAGGAGCAAGCTGTCGGTGCCACTTACTGTGCAAAGATAGACAGCTTGCTCCAGCAGGCAGATTTTGTGATGGTGGTGGTGAGCCTGACACCTCAGACACGCAAGCTGGTTGGGAAGACAGAGGTGAAGCTGATGAAACCCACAGCTACTCTCGTGAACATCAGCCGAG GTGCAGTAGTGGACCAA GGATCGCCGgtgacagctctgcagagtgGCATTACCGGGGCCACAGCTCTAGATGTCACCTGCCCGGAACCCCTGCCCAG agATAATACATTGTTAAAATTAAAGAACATCATTATAATGCCTCACCTCGGCATTGAAACAGACAAGGCCATCTACACAATAACAGAGGAAGCAGCTGAAAACATACTATCAGCTCTTAAAGGTCTCCCCATACCCAGTGAAGTGCTCCCTAGATGA
- the LOC104327176 gene encoding putative 2-ketogluconate reductase isoform X1: protein MAEEELPGVLILDIGGTHGVLENLAALLKKHFHLITMREFLENKKELKKKIQSVFVFECRPTIDRELLESLPNLKVIGNSGVGVDHLDLKMISKFGVKVTNTPRAVADPTADIGMALMLASARRLVEGCQIAVSPETKHFAVDWLGVELTGATLGIIGMGSIGYKVARRATAFDMRILYHNRNRRRKEEEEAVGAHYCEKMEDLLQQSDFVMLVVNLTPETHKLIGKKELELMKPTATLINISRGAVIDQDALVEALQNKVIRAAALDVTYPEPLPRDHPLLKLNNIIITPHIGTATVQALHMMAEEAIANMLAVLNGQPIPSEVFPK, encoded by the exons ATGGCAGAAGAAGAGTTGCCGGGCGTTTTGATTCTGGATATCGGAGGAACTCATGGTGTGCTAGAAAACCTTGCAGCGCTTTTGAAGAAACATTTTCACCTTATCACCATGAGGGAatttcttgaaaacaaaaaagaattgaaaaaaaaaatccaatctgtTTTCGTGTTTGAGTGCAGACCAACTATTGACCGGGAGCTTCTAGAAAGCCTGCCTAATTTAAAAGTAATTGGAAACTCTGGGGTTGGTGTCGATCACTTAGACTTGAAAATGATTTCTAAGTTTGGTGTAAAAGTGACCAACACCCCACGTGCCGTGGCGGACCCAACAGCAGACATAGGAATGGCCTTGATGCTGGCCTCTGCCAGAAGACTGGTGGAAG GCTGCCAGATTGCGGTTTCTCCAGAGACAAAGCATTTTGCTGTTGACTGGCTGGGAGTGGAACTAACCGGAGCGACGCTTGGGATCATCGGGATGGGCAGCATTGGGTACAAAGTGGCTCGGAGAGCCACAGCCTTCGACATGAGGATCCTGTACCATAACAGGAACCGGAG aagaaaggaggaggaagaggcagttGGTGCCCACTACTGTGAGAAGATGGAAGACTTGCTGCAGCAATCTGACTTTGTTATGCTGGTTGTGAACCTGACTCCTGAGACTCACAAACTAATTGGGAAAAAAGAGCTGGAGCTGATGAAACCCACAGCTACTCTTATAAACATCAGCCGAG GTGCAGTTATTGATCAAGATGCATTGGTAGAAGCTCTCCAGAATAAAGTTATTAGGGCTGCCGCTCTGGACGTGACATACCCTGAGCCTCTGCCAAG AGATCATCCTTTATTAAAATTAAACAACATCATCATAACCCCTCACATTGGAACCGCAACAGTCCAGGCTCTCCATATGATGGCAGAAGAAGCAATAGCAAATATGCTGGCTGTTCTCAATGGCCAACCCATTCCAAGTGAAGTGTTTCCCAAATGA
- the LOC104327176 gene encoding putative 2-ketogluconate reductase isoform X2: MFMSKAFSLLKPVRLKMSGQSNEADRFIHPAAASRGQHCRRSVDCERRYKTHRGSAGRRPTSAPQIKVMAEEELPGVLILDIGGTHGVLENLAALLKKHFHLITMREFLENKKELKKKIQSVFVFECRPTIDRELLESLPNLKVIGNSGVGVDHLDLKMISKFGVKVTNTPRAVADPTADIGMALMLASARRLVEGCQIAVSPETKHFAVDWLGVELTGATLGIIGMGSIGYKVARRATAFDMRILYHNRNRRRKEEEEAVGAHYCEKMEDLLQQSDFVMLVVNLTPETHKLIGKKELELMKPTATLINISRGAVIDQDALVEALQNKVIRAAALDVTYPEPLPRDHPLLKLNNIIITPHIGTATVQALHMMAEEAIANMLAVLNGQPIPSEVFPK, encoded by the exons ATGTTCATGAGCAAAGCATTCAGTCTGTTAAAACCGGTTCGCTTGAAGATGTCCGGCCAGTCAAACGAGGCTGATAGATTTATccatccagctgctgcttctcgtGGACAGCACTGCCGCAGGAGTGTGGATTGCGAACGGAGGTACAAGACACACAGAGGTAGTGCTGGACGACGACCAACAAGTGCTCCTCAGATCAAG GTTATGGCAGAAGAAGAGTTGCCGGGCGTTTTGATTCTGGATATCGGAGGAACTCATGGTGTGCTAGAAAACCTTGCAGCGCTTTTGAAGAAACATTTTCACCTTATCACCATGAGGGAatttcttgaaaacaaaaaagaattgaaaaaaaaaatccaatctgtTTTCGTGTTTGAGTGCAGACCAACTATTGACCGGGAGCTTCTAGAAAGCCTGCCTAATTTAAAAGTAATTGGAAACTCTGGGGTTGGTGTCGATCACTTAGACTTGAAAATGATTTCTAAGTTTGGTGTAAAAGTGACCAACACCCCACGTGCCGTGGCGGACCCAACAGCAGACATAGGAATGGCCTTGATGCTGGCCTCTGCCAGAAGACTGGTGGAAG GCTGCCAGATTGCGGTTTCTCCAGAGACAAAGCATTTTGCTGTTGACTGGCTGGGAGTGGAACTAACCGGAGCGACGCTTGGGATCATCGGGATGGGCAGCATTGGGTACAAAGTGGCTCGGAGAGCCACAGCCTTCGACATGAGGATCCTGTACCATAACAGGAACCGGAG aagaaaggaggaggaagaggcagttGGTGCCCACTACTGTGAGAAGATGGAAGACTTGCTGCAGCAATCTGACTTTGTTATGCTGGTTGTGAACCTGACTCCTGAGACTCACAAACTAATTGGGAAAAAAGAGCTGGAGCTGATGAAACCCACAGCTACTCTTATAAACATCAGCCGAG GTGCAGTTATTGATCAAGATGCATTGGTAGAAGCTCTCCAGAATAAAGTTATTAGGGCTGCCGCTCTGGACGTGACATACCCTGAGCCTCTGCCAAG AGATCATCCTTTATTAAAATTAAACAACATCATCATAACCCCTCACATTGGAACCGCAACAGTCCAGGCTCTCCATATGATGGCAGAAGAAGCAATAGCAAATATGCTGGCTGTTCTCAATGGCCAACCCATTCCAAGTGAAGTGTTTCCCAAATGA
- the TXNL4A gene encoding thioredoxin-like protein 4A isoform X1: MSYMLPHLHNGWQVDQAILSEEDRVVVIRFGHDWDPTCMKMDEVLYSIAEKVKNFAVIYLVDITEVPDFNKMYELYDPCTVMFFFRNKHIMIDLGTGNNNKINWAMEDKQEMIDIIETVYRGARKGRGLVVSPKDYSTKYRY, from the exons atgtCGTACATGCTGCCGCACTTGCACAACGGCTGGCAGGTGGACCAGGCCATCCTCTCGGAGGAGGACCGCGTCGTGGTCATCCGCTTTGGGCACGACTGGGACCCGACCTGCATGAAGATGGACGAGGTCTTGTACAGCATCGCGGAGAAG gTAAAGAACTTCGCTGTTATTTATCTTGTGGATATCACTGAAGTACCAGACTTCAACAAGATGTACGAGTTGTATGATCCCTGTACCGTCATGTTTTTTTTCAG GAACAAACACATCATGATTGATCTAGGTACAGGTAATAACAACAAGATCAACTGGGCaatggaagacaagcaagaaatgATTGACATTATAGAAACTGTTTATAGAGGAGCCCGAAAAGGTCGGGGTTTGGTGGTATCGCCAAAAGATTATTCCACTAAATACAGATACTGA
- the TXNL4A gene encoding thioredoxin-like protein 4A isoform X2, producing the protein MKMDEVLYSIAEKVKNFAVIYLVDITEVPDFNKMYELYDPCTVMFFFRNKHIMIDLGTGNNNKINWAMEDKQEMIDIIETVYRGARKGRGLVVSPKDYSTKYRY; encoded by the exons ATGAAGATGGACGAGGTCTTGTACAGCATCGCGGAGAAG gTAAAGAACTTCGCTGTTATTTATCTTGTGGATATCACTGAAGTACCAGACTTCAACAAGATGTACGAGTTGTATGATCCCTGTACCGTCATGTTTTTTTTCAG GAACAAACACATCATGATTGATCTAGGTACAGGTAATAACAACAAGATCAACTGGGCaatggaagacaagcaagaaatgATTGACATTATAGAAACTGTTTATAGAGGAGCCCGAAAAGGTCGGGGTTTGGTGGTATCGCCAAAAGATTATTCCACTAAATACAGATACTGA
- the TXNL4A gene encoding thioredoxin-like protein 4A isoform X3, giving the protein MYELYDPCTVMFFFRNKHIMIDLGTGNNNKINWAMEDKQEMIDIIETVYRGARKGRGLVVSPKDYSTKYRY; this is encoded by the exons ATGTACGAGTTGTATGATCCCTGTACCGTCATGTTTTTTTTCAG GAACAAACACATCATGATTGATCTAGGTACAGGTAATAACAACAAGATCAACTGGGCaatggaagacaagcaagaaatgATTGACATTATAGAAACTGTTTATAGAGGAGCCCGAAAAGGTCGGGGTTTGGTGGTATCGCCAAAAGATTATTCCACTAAATACAGATACTGA
- the HSBP1L1 gene encoding heat shock factor-binding protein 1-like protein 1, which yields MAAAADPPGAGDLSQLAEDLLQRLQENLRALAEKIAWSVEEMGERIDDLEKHVADLMTEAGIENTDEELRH from the exons atggcggcggccgCGGACCCGCCGGGCGCCGGGGACCTCTCGCAGCTG GCGGAAGAcctgctgcagcggctgcaggagaaCCTGCGGGCTCTGGCGGAGAAGATAGCGTGGAGCG TGGAAGAAATGGGCGAGCGCATTGATGACCTTGAGAAGCATGTTGCTGACCTGATGACAGAGGCTGGAATAGAAAACACGGATGAAGAGTTGAGA cactga